One window of Pseudomonas putida genomic DNA carries:
- a CDS encoding AAA domain-containing protein, whose translation MTAFQHINDPQLDAGIDTLNPIEVRLAPEVFGTTAPFFNGMQTKIFAETRFTPKIVPYSFDDELLTRLILWAASAGLPQDFFKASIKKATYIYGPTGAGKTTLVEAFASRTGRSVFTVQCSEETTLSDLFGSWKLCGPEGMKWIYGKVCQWAKTPNSILLLDEFDQLPPQIQMGLNGILDGKPIFLDQTNEVIPIAPGCLIAATGNTNGQGSAGGKGGSATGYRGTKKMNIATMDRFNSMFCTYMEEGREANLIVDQTNTDPLVAKSMATLAAKVRANFIALNEDAGAGGMAFNFTITTRNVLNWAMNYKLLMQMGKTTEESQKLALQVTVLDFAPHDEAAAILSTWSTIVGKV comes from the coding sequence ATGACTGCTTTCCAACACATCAACGACCCGCAACTCGACGCTGGAATCGACACCCTCAATCCAATTGAAGTCCGTTTAGCACCAGAGGTTTTCGGTACAACAGCACCATTTTTCAATGGAATGCAGACCAAGATCTTTGCTGAAACACGCTTCACACCAAAAATCGTACCTTACAGCTTCGACGATGAATTGCTTACGCGCCTGATCCTTTGGGCAGCTTCAGCAGGACTTCCACAGGACTTTTTCAAGGCATCCATCAAGAAAGCGACCTACATCTACGGGCCAACCGGCGCCGGCAAAACCACGTTAGTCGAGGCCTTTGCGTCCCGTACGGGCAGGTCGGTTTTCACCGTTCAATGTTCCGAGGAAACCACTCTTTCTGACCTCTTCGGCAGTTGGAAATTGTGCGGCCCCGAAGGCATGAAGTGGATCTATGGGAAGGTGTGCCAATGGGCTAAAACCCCCAACTCCATCCTGCTCTTGGATGAGTTCGATCAGTTACCACCACAGATCCAGATGGGTCTCAACGGTATTCTGGATGGCAAGCCGATCTTTCTTGATCAGACCAACGAAGTGATCCCGATTGCTCCTGGATGCTTGATCGCTGCTACTGGCAACACAAACGGCCAAGGGTCTGCTGGCGGCAAAGGCGGTAGCGCTACTGGCTACAGGGGTACCAAGAAAATGAACATCGCGACGATGGACCGCTTCAATTCGATGTTCTGCACCTACATGGAGGAGGGTCGTGAAGCCAACCTCATTGTAGACCAGACGAATACTGATCCACTGGTTGCAAAATCCATGGCAACCCTGGCAGCCAAAGTTCGGGCGAACTTCATCGCTCTCAACGAGGATGCTGGGGCAGGGGGGATGGCCTTCAACTTCACCATTACAACCCGTAATGTGCTGAACTGGGCGATGAACTACAAGCTCCTCATGCAGATGGGCAAAACGACTGAAGAAAGCCAGAAGCTTGCTCTGCAAGTGACAGTTCTGGACTTCGCACCGCACGATGAGGCTGCTGCGATCCTGAGCACCTGGTCGACGATCGTCGGAAAAGTCTAA